One genomic window of Gossypium hirsutum isolate 1008001.06 unplaced genomic scaffold, Gossypium_hirsutum_v2.1 scaffold_42, whole genome shotgun sequence includes the following:
- the LOC121226259 gene encoding MDIS1-interacting receptor like kinase 2 isoform X3, translating to MASSLTISVILGVLWAAILLSFATTVTAAYPSPLESEAIALLESRWWSNHSSNTSQRCQWPGITCNTAESITKINLSDAPNIEVGDRFGKLNFSSFPNLVLLDLSDHQIRGKIPHQIGDLSALKYLDLSSCGLSGELPPSLGKLTQLEFLDISYNDNINGSIPPQLGNLENLVTLNLSQCGIVGPTPSALGQLTSLQSLILSWNRINGSIPLEIGYLRNLTDLSLSSNGIVGPIPSALGQLTSLQSLSLSGNQINGSIPLEIGYLRNLTFLGLYNNRLVDSIPITLYQLTNLEILYLDNNQLQGSIPSCVGSLSKMQDLSLGSNLLKGPIPQEICNLANLTSLYLSQNKLTGSIPSCIGSLSKMQDLSLGSNLLKGPIPQEICNLANLTFLDLSQNKLTGSIPSCIGSLSKMLDLSLGSNLLKGPIPQEICNLANLTFLDLSQNKLTGSIPSCIGSLSKMLDLSLGSNLLKGSIPKEIGKLFDLSNLNLSFNQLSGPIPILSATHLYIVDAGNGCEKIFPDPFEGNSDLSPYMCPTPVTEKANSSRIPYYIKIFLPIAILFTFSILGCLLCSRFKLKNNHVSVQPTKNGDLCSIWDYDGKIAYEDIVAATEDFDFRYCIGVGGYGSVYKAKLPSGKVVALKKLHHLEAENPTFDKSFRNEIKFLSEIRHRNIVKLHGFCLHRRSMFLIYEYMEKGSLFCNLRDEVNAVDMDWTKRVEIIKGIAHALSYLHHDCCPPIVHRDISSNNVLLNSSFEAFVADFGTARMLDLDSSNKTIIVGTYGYVAPELAYTMIVTEKCDVYSFGVVALETLMGKHPEEVLSWLSSPSSLVNMKLVDVLDNRLPLPTSQLVTQNLVYVATLAFACLNPQPKPRPTMKEVCEEFLSRHTSLGIPLRMISLLQLMNREMHIGGKTKTCDV from the exons ATGGCCTCATCCCTAACCATTTCTGTTATTCTAGGGGTACTGTGGGCTGCCATCCTTCTTTCCTTTGCTACAACTGTAACAGCAGCATATCCATCGCCATTGGAGTCCGAAGCCATAGCTCTGCTAGAAAGCAGGTGGTGGAGTAACCATAGCAGCAATACTTCACAACGTTGCCAGTGGCCTGGTATAACCTGCAACACTGCTGAAAGCATCACCAAAATTAACTTATCTGATGCGCCCAACATTGAGGTTGGAGATAGATTTGGGAAACTGAATTTCTCTTCATTTCCAAATCTTGTCCTTCTTGATCTTAGTGACCATCAAATTAGAGGAAAAATCCCGCATCAGATAGGTGATCTATCAGCATTGAAGTACCTTGACTTGTCCAGTTGTGGTTTATCTGGTGAGTTACCTCCTTCTCTAGGGAAGCTGACCCAATTAGAATTCCTCGACATTTCCTATAATGATAATATTAATGGTTCCATCCCTCCACAACTGGGGAATCTAGAGAACCTTGTGACTTTAAACTTAAGTCAATGTGGAATTGTTGGTCCAACCCCTTCTGCTTTGGGTCAATTAACCAGTCTCCAATCTCTGATCCTTTCGTGGAACCGAATCAATGGATCTATCCCATTAGAAATTGGATATTTGAGAAATTTGACTGATTTGAGTCTCTCCAGCAATGGAATTGTTGGTCCAATCCCTTCTGCTTTGGGTCAATTAACCAGTCTCCAATCTCTGAGCCTTTCGGGGAACCAAATCAATGGATCTATCCCATTAGAAATTGGATATTTAAGAAATCTGACTTTTTTGGGTCTCTACAACAATAGACTTGTCGATTCAATACCCATTACTCTGTACCAATTAACCAATTTGGAAATTTTGTACCTTGATAATAACCAACTTCAAGGTTCAATCCCTTCTTGTGTTGGTAGTTTATCAAAGATGCAGGACTTAAGCCTTG GTTCTAATCTATTAAAAGGTCCTATTCCCCAAGAAATTTGTAATCTAGCAAATTTGACTTCATTGTACCTCTCCCAAAACAAATTGACTGGTTCAATCCCTTCTTGTATTGGTAGTTTATCAAAGATGCAGGACTTAAGCCTTGGTTCTAATCTATTAAAAGGTCCTATTCCCCAAGAAATTTGTAATCtagcaaatttaacttttttGGACCTCTCCCAAAACAAATTGACCGGTTCAATCCCTTCTTGTATTGGTAGTTTATCAAAGATGCTGGACTTAAGCCTTGGTTCTAATCTATTAAAAGGTCCTATTCCCCAAGAAATTTGTAATCtagcaaatttaacttttttGGACCTCTCCCAAAACAAATTGACCGGTTCAATCCCTTCTTGTATTGGTAGTTTATCAAAGATGCTGGACTTAAGCCTTGGTTCTAATCTATTAAAAGGTTCTATCCCAAAAGAAATTGGCAAGCTTTTTGATCTATCAAATCTAAACCTTAGCTTCAACCAACTCTCAGGTCCTATCCCTATCTTGTCTGCTACTCATCTCTACATTGTCGACGCTGGAAATGGTTGTGAAAAGATTTTTCCCGATCCATTTGAAGGCAATAGTGATTTATCACCCTATATGTGTCCTACTCCAGTAACCGAAAAGGCCAACAGCAGCAGAATTCCTTACTATATCAAAATATTCCTCCCTATTGCGATCTTATTCACATTCTCCATTTTAGGATGTTTGCTATGTTCACGGTTTAAGCTCAAGAATAACCATGTCAGCGTACAGCCAACCAAGAATGGGGATTTGTGTTCCATATGGGACTATGATGGAAAGATAGCATACGAGGATATCGTTGCAGCAACAGAGGATTTCGACTTCCGATACTGTATTGGAGTTGGTGGTTATGGTAGTGTTTACAAAGCAAAACTCCCTTCTGGTAAAGTAGTTGCTTTGAAGAAACTTCATCATTTAGAAGCCGAAAATCCAACTTTTGACAAGAGTTTCAGGAACGAGATCAAGTTTCTATCAGAAATACGACATCGAAACATAGTGAAGCTTCACGGGTTTTGTCTACACCGACGATCCATGTTTTTGATCTATGAATACATGGAAAAAGGGAGTTTGTTCTGCAACCTAAGGGATGAAGTGAACGCTGTGGACATGGATTGGACGAAAAGAGTAGAGATCATCAAAGGCATAGCACATGCTTTGTCTTACTTGCACCATGATTGCTGCCCTCCGATAGTTCATCGAGACATATCAAGTAACAATGTTCTTTTAAACTCAAGTTTTGAGGCCTTTGTGGCCGACTTTGGAACAGCTAGAATGTTGGATCTTGATTCATCCAATAAGACCATTATTGTCGGAACTTATGGCTACGTAGCTCCAG AACTTGCTTATACAATGATTGTCACCGAAAAATGCGATGTTTATAGTTTTGGAGTGGTAGCACTGGAAACGTTAATGGGAAAGCATCCTGAAGAAGTGTTATCATGGTTGTCATCACCAAGTTCCTTGGTAAACATGAAGCTGGTTGATGTGTTAGACAACCGTTTACCACTTCCAACAAGCCAACTAGTTACACAAAATCTTGTTTATGTTGCTACACTGGCATTCGCTTGCTTAAATCCACAACCGAAGCCCCGACCAACAATGAAAGAAGTGTGTGAAGAGTTCCTTTCTCGCCATACATCCTTGGGAATTCCTCTTCGGATGATCTCTTTGTTACAACTCATGAACCGTGAAATGCATATTGGAGGCAAAACTAAAACTTGTGATGTTTAA